The Streptomyces sp. Alt3 genome has a segment encoding these proteins:
- a CDS encoding amino acid adenylation domain-containing protein, with product MAQVRLGHRDHALLGRRTDATEPTWRTRLAIEDLPYLADHRIQDTVVLPASGYLEMAAQAVLRLTGGTTAVLADIELRKALFLPEGEDRTVEVSLSLENAAFTIASPAGDDGERAVHASGIVRTGQRRRTTPPLDAPTIRARSLRHLEGPDCYRALAALGYHYGPSFQAVEEVWIGAGEVLARIRPPRAIGDDAAGHHLHPVLLDACFQALLTPLILEGRAQDTGIRLPVSLDEVALEPIGDQPFWAHVTLLPGDADTTLGNIALYSDDGTPLGRVEGFRAADVEKAATAVARTTIDSWLAEPVWTDCPPLPARETATGSGAAPGPGTVRDEPPGPDGVPCPAPPDGPARAARDHGWLILADTGSIADAFAALASARGERCRLVRRGQAYTASADGSTYTVDPASDPDLRRLFADLDRDGGPFRGTVLHLWNLDAPALAECDRAALREHTGAGAYSLVALARLLSARDGEGRLHIVTRGAQPALPGEGPEPLGAPAWGIGRVLRHQELIGHPGKIVDLDPRRRPGPEGDRADAEALLAEALSEDEEEIALRDGGRRTCRLRPAKDLTRPLPLRLRADGSYLVTGAFGALGRLLCRTLVRRGARRLVLVGRTPVPSREKWAGADPATAEGRSVRLLRELEALGAQPVVATLDITDEDALADWLDAHRRSGAPPIRGVFHLAGQVRDTLVADLDRNAFDAVHDPKTVGAHLLHRHLRGEPLEHFVLFASIASLLTTAGQTNYAAGNAFLDALAHHRRAQQLPALSLDWGPWATGMIEELGLVDHYLHSRGMSSLSPDTGMAVLERVIGQDHAQLVVATVVDWPVFLAWYPSPPPLVADLAAAAAPPRDSASGSGFLDTFRAVDPRTRRALVAERFAALAATVLRTGTDRIDPATGLGELGLDSLLAMELRARVHAELGVALPVVALLSGTPAGELAAQLHDGLSALASADTPDRAVGAVELHSDEHSYPLTQNQKALWFLKHLNPDGYAYNIGGAVEVNVALEPDLVFEAVRRLIARHPALRTNFFLVDGQAVQRVQEDGPSDLALFDVQGEDWESIHATIVQEYRKPYDLARDPLVRFRLFKRGPDRWIIMKAVHHIVSDAISTFTFIEELLAVYEALRRGQEPQLPPIEARYLDFLNQQNTFLAGPGAAVMLEYWRSHLPAVVPLLDLPVDKPRPAVQTHNGASEFFVLDAALSARVHALARAHGVTPFMVLLSAYYLLLHRYSGQEHIVVGSPVTGRTRQDFASVYGYFVNPLPLYADLSGDPTVAELLQQVRRTVLGGLDNQEYPFVLLVEELGLQHDPSRSAVFQAMFILLTHKVATEQYGYRLDYIELPEEEGQFDITLSVYEDEAEGRFHCVFKYNTDLFLPETMRRTAAHYSRLLDRMTLAPGEQPVSRLEMLGDRERERLIEEWSRPALPVGGFGEGESFVPVQVLIGRTAAEHPAAVAVTTPSQRGEAFRLTYGELDRRAGDTAARLRALGVGEGSVVVLCLEKSPELVIMLLAVLKTGAAYLPLRPGDPAGRVARLVSGTGAELVVVADEAVAEGFVAEGAGALTVPVLSVAGVAGTVPHPDGPGAGAGPDSPAYVITTSGSTGRPKAVRVSHRNLASAYAAWRQEYRLETDVRVHLQAADPSFDVFTGDLVRALCSGGSLVLADRDLLFDTTRLYRTMRQERVDCVEFVPAVVRGLMDHCAREGLRLDFLRLLVVGSDVWSVGEYRRLAELCGPGTRLVNSYGLTEATIDSACFEGPVDDLGSGAMVPVGRPLPNSSLHVLDSHGEPVPPGVRGELWIGGGGVALGYAGDPEQTGERFVTRVLGRGADAVPERLYRTGDMARWDAGGRVHLLGRTDGQVKLRGHRVEIGEIEAHLARWPALARVVVTVRPGTGGEAALCAYCVTVSGAGALDVRAVRRYLARALPSYMIPSYFVELPSLPLTVNGKVDTAALPEPRAEAGQRPHEEPVTLYETSLARYWRSLLGCGQVGLEDDFFELGGSSVKLVELLHHLRTEFGVGVPVSRLYQVTTLHGMAATVEEVLHGTSVEELPFLTFNAGQHPVLFCFPPAGGHGLVYRGLAAHLPDHTVIGFNYLPGDGKTSRYADLVEAAQPEGSCLLLGYSLGGNLAFETARELERRGRRVEHVVIIDSRRILTAYQPDASGIAVFESELAEHVRKHTGSEAVTRETLAHAAEYLAFCGRTPNTGTLTATVSVITDEDKAALYAAGELGTWHGSSTTATAVLRGSGNHADMLDTKHLPRNAELVRLVLTGDTAHGG from the coding sequence GTGGCGCAGGTGCGCCTCGGCCACCGCGATCACGCCCTCCTCGGCCGCCGTACCGACGCCACGGAACCCACCTGGCGGACACGCCTGGCCATCGAGGACCTGCCCTACCTCGCCGACCACCGTATCCAGGACACCGTCGTCCTCCCCGCCTCCGGCTACCTGGAGATGGCTGCTCAGGCCGTGCTGCGGCTCACCGGCGGGACCACGGCCGTACTCGCCGACATCGAGCTGCGCAAGGCGCTCTTCCTTCCCGAGGGCGAGGACCGGACCGTCGAGGTGTCGCTCTCCCTGGAGAACGCCGCCTTCACCATCGCCTCCCCGGCCGGGGACGACGGGGAGCGGGCCGTGCACGCCAGCGGGATCGTCCGCACCGGGCAACGCCGCCGCACCACCCCGCCGCTCGACGCCCCCACGATCCGGGCCCGCAGCCTGCGCCACCTCGAAGGCCCCGACTGCTACAGGGCGCTGGCCGCTCTCGGCTACCACTACGGCCCCTCCTTCCAAGCCGTCGAGGAGGTCTGGATCGGCGCCGGTGAGGTCCTGGCCCGGATCCGGCCGCCCCGCGCGATCGGCGACGACGCCGCGGGCCACCACCTCCATCCCGTCCTCCTCGATGCCTGCTTCCAGGCCCTGCTGACCCCTCTCATCCTCGAAGGCCGCGCCCAGGACACGGGGATCAGGCTGCCGGTCTCGCTGGACGAGGTCGCTCTCGAACCCATCGGCGACCAGCCGTTCTGGGCCCACGTCACCCTGCTCCCCGGCGACGCGGACACCACCCTCGGCAACATCGCCCTCTACTCCGACGACGGCACCCCGCTGGGCCGTGTGGAGGGCTTCCGCGCCGCAGACGTGGAGAAGGCCGCCACCGCCGTCGCCCGCACCACGATCGACTCCTGGCTCGCCGAACCCGTCTGGACCGACTGCCCGCCGCTGCCCGCCCGCGAGACCGCCACCGGGTCGGGGGCCGCTCCTGGACCCGGCACCGTACGCGACGAGCCGCCCGGGCCGGACGGCGTACCGTGCCCGGCACCGCCGGACGGCCCGGCGAGAGCCGCGCGGGACCACGGCTGGCTGATCCTCGCCGACACCGGGAGCATCGCGGACGCCTTCGCCGCCCTGGCCTCCGCCCGGGGCGAACGCTGCCGTCTGGTGCGCCGGGGCCAGGCCTACACCGCCTCCGCCGACGGCTCCACGTACACCGTCGACCCCGCGTCCGACCCCGATCTTCGCCGACTCTTCGCCGACCTGGACCGCGACGGCGGACCGTTCCGGGGGACCGTCCTGCACCTGTGGAACCTCGACGCCCCCGCCCTCGCGGAGTGCGACCGGGCCGCCCTGCGCGAACACACCGGCGCGGGCGCCTACTCCCTGGTCGCCCTCGCCCGGCTGCTGTCGGCCCGGGACGGCGAAGGCCGCCTGCACATTGTCACCCGGGGCGCCCAGCCCGCCCTGCCGGGTGAGGGACCCGAGCCCCTGGGGGCACCCGCCTGGGGCATCGGCCGCGTCCTGCGGCACCAGGAGCTGATCGGACATCCCGGCAAGATCGTCGACCTCGACCCCCGGCGCCGGCCGGGCCCCGAAGGCGACCGGGCCGACGCCGAAGCGCTCCTCGCCGAGGCCCTGAGCGAGGACGAGGAGGAGATCGCCCTGCGCGACGGCGGCCGCCGCACCTGCCGCCTGCGTCCCGCCAAGGACCTGACCCGTCCCTTGCCGCTGCGCCTGCGGGCCGATGGCAGCTACCTGGTCACCGGCGCGTTCGGCGCGCTCGGCCGTCTGCTGTGCCGCACCCTCGTCCGCCGAGGAGCCCGCAGGCTCGTCCTGGTCGGGCGCACCCCCGTCCCGTCCCGGGAGAAGTGGGCCGGCGCCGACCCGGCCACGGCCGAGGGCCGGTCGGTGCGCCTCCTGCGTGAGCTGGAGGCGCTCGGCGCCCAGCCCGTCGTCGCGACCCTCGACATCACCGATGAGGACGCCCTGGCCGACTGGCTCGACGCCCACCGGCGCAGCGGGGCGCCGCCGATCCGCGGAGTGTTCCACCTGGCCGGGCAGGTCCGCGACACACTCGTCGCGGACCTCGACCGGAACGCCTTCGACGCTGTGCACGACCCCAAGACCGTCGGCGCCCACCTCCTGCACCGGCACCTGCGGGGTGAACCCCTCGAACACTTCGTGCTCTTCGCCTCGATCGCTTCCCTGCTGACCACGGCCGGCCAGACCAACTACGCCGCAGGGAACGCCTTCCTGGACGCCCTCGCCCACCACCGCCGCGCCCAGCAACTGCCCGCGCTGAGCCTCGACTGGGGCCCCTGGGCCACCGGGATGATCGAGGAACTCGGCTTGGTCGACCACTACCTGCACAGCCGGGGCATGAGCTCGCTGTCGCCGGACACCGGCATGGCCGTTCTGGAACGCGTCATCGGTCAGGACCACGCCCAGCTCGTCGTCGCCACCGTCGTCGACTGGCCCGTCTTCCTCGCCTGGTACCCGTCCCCGCCGCCACTGGTCGCCGACCTCGCGGCAGCTGCCGCCCCGCCCCGCGACTCCGCCTCCGGCAGCGGATTCCTCGACACCTTCCGGGCCGTGGACCCGCGGACCCGCCGTGCCTTGGTCGCCGAGCGGTTCGCAGCCCTCGCCGCTACCGTGCTGCGCACCGGCACCGACCGTATCGACCCGGCCACCGGCCTCGGCGAGCTCGGCCTCGATTCGCTCCTGGCCATGGAGCTGCGGGCCCGTGTCCACGCCGAGCTCGGCGTAGCTCTGCCCGTGGTCGCCCTGCTCAGCGGCACCCCGGCCGGGGAACTCGCCGCCCAGCTCCACGACGGCCTCAGCGCCCTGGCCTCGGCCGACACCCCCGACAGGGCCGTCGGTGCCGTCGAACTCCACAGCGACGAGCACAGCTACCCGCTCACGCAGAACCAGAAGGCGCTCTGGTTCCTCAAACACCTCAACCCCGACGGCTACGCCTACAACATCGGCGGGGCCGTCGAGGTGAACGTCGCACTCGAACCGGACCTGGTGTTCGAAGCCGTCCGCCGCCTCATCGCCCGTCATCCGGCGCTGCGCACCAACTTCTTCCTGGTGGACGGGCAGGCCGTGCAACGGGTCCAAGAGGACGGACCGAGTGATCTCGCCCTGTTCGATGTCCAGGGCGAGGACTGGGAGAGCATCCACGCGACGATCGTCCAGGAGTACCGCAAGCCCTACGATCTGGCCCGGGACCCTCTGGTCCGCTTCCGCCTCTTCAAGCGGGGCCCGGACCGCTGGATCATCATGAAGGCCGTCCACCACATCGTCTCCGACGCCATCTCCACCTTCACGTTCATCGAGGAACTCCTCGCGGTGTACGAAGCGCTGCGCCGCGGCCAGGAACCCCAGCTGCCACCGATCGAGGCCCGCTACCTGGACTTCCTCAACCAGCAGAACACGTTCCTCGCCGGGCCCGGGGCGGCGGTCATGCTCGAGTACTGGCGCTCCCACCTGCCGGCCGTGGTACCTCTTCTGGACCTTCCCGTCGACAAGCCCCGCCCGGCGGTCCAGACCCACAACGGGGCTTCGGAGTTCTTCGTCCTGGACGCCGCGCTCAGCGCACGTGTCCACGCCCTGGCCCGCGCTCACGGTGTCACCCCGTTCATGGTGCTGCTCAGCGCCTACTACCTCCTGCTGCACCGCTACTCCGGGCAGGAGCACATCGTCGTCGGCAGTCCGGTGACCGGCCGCACCCGGCAGGACTTCGCCTCCGTGTACGGCTACTTCGTCAATCCGCTGCCGCTGTACGCCGATCTGTCCGGGGACCCGACCGTCGCCGAACTGCTCCAGCAGGTCCGCCGGACCGTGCTCGGCGGCCTGGACAACCAGGAGTACCCCTTCGTCCTCCTGGTCGAGGAGCTGGGCCTCCAGCACGACCCCAGCCGCTCGGCCGTCTTCCAGGCGATGTTCATCCTGCTGACCCACAAGGTGGCCACCGAGCAGTACGGCTACCGCCTGGACTACATCGAACTGCCGGAGGAGGAAGGGCAGTTCGATATCACGCTGTCCGTCTACGAGGACGAGGCGGAGGGCCGCTTCCACTGCGTGTTCAAGTACAACACCGACCTCTTCCTCCCGGAGACCATGCGCCGTACGGCCGCGCATTACAGCCGGCTCCTCGACCGGATGACCCTCGCTCCGGGCGAACAGCCCGTCTCCCGGCTGGAGATGCTCGGCGACCGGGAGCGGGAACGGCTCATCGAGGAGTGGAGCCGCCCGGCCCTGCCGGTTGGGGGGTTCGGCGAGGGGGAGTCTTTCGTTCCGGTTCAGGTGCTGATCGGTCGTACTGCCGCCGAACACCCCGCGGCCGTCGCTGTCACGACGCCTTCCCAGCGTGGTGAGGCGTTCCGGTTGACCTACGGGGAGCTGGACCGGCGGGCCGGTGACACTGCTGCCCGGCTGCGTGCGCTCGGTGTCGGGGAGGGCTCGGTAGTGGTGTTGTGTCTGGAGAAGTCGCCCGAGCTGGTCATCATGCTGCTGGCGGTGCTCAAGACCGGTGCCGCCTACCTTCCGCTGCGGCCGGGCGATCCGGCCGGCCGCGTCGCGCGTCTTGTGTCGGGTACCGGTGCGGAACTCGTCGTTGTGGCGGACGAGGCCGTGGCGGAGGGCTTCGTGGCGGAGGGGGCCGGGGCTCTGACCGTTCCGGTGCTGTCTGTTGCTGGGGTTGCCGGGACGGTTCCGCATCCGGATGGTCCGGGCGCCGGGGCCGGTCCTGACTCGCCCGCGTACGTCATCACGACCTCTGGTTCCACCGGCCGTCCGAAGGCGGTTCGTGTCAGTCACCGCAACCTCGCTTCCGCGTACGCGGCCTGGCGGCAGGAGTACCGGCTGGAGACCGATGTCCGGGTGCATCTCCAGGCGGCTGACCCCTCGTTCGACGTGTTCACCGGTGACCTGGTGCGTGCCCTGTGTTCCGGTGGCTCCCTTGTCCTGGCCGACCGTGATCTCCTTTTCGACACCACCCGCCTCTACAGGACGATGCGTCAGGAACGTGTGGACTGCGTCGAGTTCGTTCCCGCCGTCGTGCGTGGTCTGATGGATCACTGTGCGCGGGAGGGGCTGCGACTGGACTTCCTGCGGCTGCTGGTGGTCGGCTCGGATGTGTGGAGCGTGGGGGAGTACCGCCGACTGGCCGAGCTGTGCGGCCCCGGTACCCGTCTCGTCAACTCCTACGGTCTCACCGAGGCCACCATCGACAGTGCCTGCTTCGAAGGGCCCGTTGATGATCTGGGGTCCGGCGCCATGGTTCCTGTCGGTCGGCCTCTGCCCAACAGCTCCCTTCATGTTCTGGACTCCCACGGGGAGCCGGTTCCGCCGGGTGTGCGTGGTGAGCTCTGGATCGGGGGTGGGGGTGTCGCTCTTGGCTATGCCGGGGACCCCGAGCAGACCGGTGAGCGCTTCGTGACCCGTGTTCTGGGCCGTGGTGCCGACGCTGTTCCGGAGCGTTTGTACCGTACGGGTGACATGGCCCGTTGGGACGCTGGTGGGCGGGTGCATCTGCTGGGCCGGACCGATGGCCAGGTCAAGCTGCGCGGTCACCGCGTCGAGATCGGTGAGATCGAGGCTCATCTTGCCCGGTGGCCCGCGCTCGCCCGGGTCGTCGTGACCGTGCGTCCGGGCACCGGGGGAGAGGCGGCGCTCTGCGCCTACTGCGTGACCGTGTCGGGGGCCGGGGCCCTGGACGTGCGGGCTGTGCGCCGCTATCTGGCCCGCGCGTTGCCTTCGTACATGATCCCGTCGTATTTCGTCGAGCTGCCGTCCCTGCCGTTGACGGTCAACGGCAAGGTCGACACGGCTGCTCTGCCCGAGCCGCGGGCCGAGGCGGGTCAACGGCCCCACGAGGAACCGGTCACCCTGTACGAGACCAGTCTGGCCCGGTACTGGAGGTCTCTCCTGGGGTGTGGTCAGGTCGGTCTGGAAGACGACTTCTTCGAGCTCGGCGGGAGCTCCGTCAAACTCGTCGAGCTGCTGCATCATCTGCGTACCGAGTTCGGTGTGGGTGTGCCGGTCAGCAGGCTCTACCAGGTCACCACCCTGCACGGTATGGCCGCGACCGTCGAGGAGGTGCTGCACGGCACCAGCGTCGAGGAACTGCCCTTCCTCACCTTCAACGCCGGGCAGCACCCCGTCCTGTTCTGCTTCCCGCCCGCCGGCGGTCACGGGCTCGTCTACCGGGGCCTGGCCGCCCACCTCCCCGACCACACCGTCATCGGTTTCAACTACCTTCCCGGTGACGGCAAGACGTCCCGTTACGCCGATCTGGTCGAGGCTGCCCAGCCGGAAGGCTCCTGCCTGCTTCTGGGATATTCCCTCGGCGGCAATCTGGCCTTCGAGACGGCCAGGGAGCTGGAGCGGCGGGGCCGCCGCGTCGAGCATGTCGTCATCATCGACTCCCGCCGTATCCTGACCGCCTACCAGCCCGATGCCTCCGGTATCGCGGTGTTCGAGAGTGAACTCGCCGAGCACGTGCGTAAACACACCGGGTCCGAAGCCGTCACCCGGGAGACACTCGCACACGCCGCCGAGTACCTCGCCTTCTGCGGGCGCACCCCCAACACCGGCACGCTCACCGCTACGGTCAGCGTGATCACCGACGAGGACAAGGCCGCCCTCTACGCCGCCGGGGAGCTGGGCACCTGGCACGGCAGCTCCACCACCGCCACCGCCGTGCTCCGCGGCTCGGGCAACCACGCGGACATGCTCGACACCAAGCACCTGCCCCGCAACGCCGAGCTGGTGCGTCTTGTCCTGACGGGAGACACGGCCCATGGCGGATGA
- a CDS encoding sterol desaturase family protein, with amino-acid sequence MDECERAADGKICSSDYWVARKGSVGKSAARFLRMVAYPALLLAVILVGVFAVRQKWDPAWVSPLFLLGVIAYLVLLERLIPYDRNWHPGKREWRLYGIYFLLTMAGSGLAQLLVALAIGLISPAEPTYHLGIEIPGALLTGSLASYLVHRLGHRNPVLWRLHGVHHVPEKVNVANNGVNHVLDIVLAQGLVQLALALVGFSRPAVLVVGLFVAAQGYFVHANIDVRIGPLNHLLASPEQHRLHHSTDLAEAGHYGSDLSCWDHLLGSFTWRPGREPAAVGLHDPATFPNTGEILAALLHPWRRRPAPGPRPE; translated from the coding sequence CCGATGGAAAAATCTGTTCGTCAGACTATTGGGTTGCCAGGAAGGGGTCGGTCGGTAAATCCGCGGCCCGGTTCCTCCGTATGGTCGCCTATCCTGCTCTCCTCCTCGCGGTCATTCTCGTCGGGGTGTTCGCAGTGCGGCAGAAGTGGGACCCGGCATGGGTCAGCCCGCTTTTCCTACTCGGAGTCATCGCCTATCTCGTACTCCTGGAACGGCTGATTCCTTACGACCGGAACTGGCACCCCGGAAAGAGAGAATGGCGTCTCTACGGCATCTACTTCCTGCTCACCATGGCCGGGAGCGGGCTGGCGCAACTGCTCGTCGCGCTGGCCATCGGCCTCATCTCGCCGGCGGAGCCGACCTACCACCTGGGGATCGAGATCCCGGGCGCGCTCCTCACCGGATCGCTCGCCAGCTATCTGGTGCACCGGCTCGGCCACCGCAACCCTGTGCTCTGGCGGCTGCACGGGGTCCACCACGTGCCGGAGAAGGTCAACGTCGCCAACAACGGCGTCAACCACGTGCTGGACATCGTCCTGGCGCAAGGCCTTGTCCAACTGGCCCTGGCCCTCGTCGGATTCTCCCGGCCGGCCGTGCTGGTGGTCGGACTCTTCGTCGCCGCCCAGGGCTACTTCGTCCACGCGAACATCGACGTCCGAATCGGACCGCTCAACCACCTGCTGGCCAGCCCCGAGCAGCACCGACTGCACCACAGCACCGATCTGGCCGAAGCCGGCCACTACGGATCCGACCTGTCGTGCTGGGACCACCTCCTCGGCAGCTTCACCTGGCGCCCCGGCCGCGAACCCGCGGCCGTCGGCCTCCACGACCCCGCCACCTTCCCCAACACCGGCGAGATCCTCGCCGCCCTCCTGCACCCCTGGCGACGCCGACCCGCGCCGGGCCCCCGGCCGGAGTGA